The following coding sequences are from one Zalophus californianus isolate mZalCal1 chromosome 15, mZalCal1.pri.v2, whole genome shotgun sequence window:
- the LOC118356312 gene encoding ATPase PAAT-like yields MIDLQSSVASGASDKSPSTPFPFRTGLTSGTLTEDLNAYVDKSPQPPGGGNTTNLKEYNLVPQNRSLLESDLRNAVSSFLPKKASDNSNVPNSELLPFLQNLCSQVNHLRVGRNTKWQEGITKAGEGVVGVAMEEQPVCTYLEKILTKNMELLEKKLVDYIDQRIYRLQEHMDTKMALLMDLLQHPYSPPPGTALRQCDSGERLSNGER; encoded by the exons ATGATCGACCTGCAGTCGTCAGTTGCTTCAGGAGCCTCAGACAAGTCCCCCTCCACGCCTTTCCCTTTTAGAACCGGATTGACATCTGGAACCCTGACTGAAGACTTAAATGCTTACGTTGATAAAAGTCCACAGCCACCGGGTGGAGGAAACACTACAAACCTCAAAGAGTATAACCTTGTGCCACAAAACCGTTCTCTTCTTGAGAGTGACCTCAGAAACGCAGTTTCTTCTTTCCTGCCGAAAAAAGCGAGTGACAACTCAAATGTACCTAACTCTGAGTTGCTACCGTTTCTCCAGAATTTATGTAGTCAGGTTAACCATCTCCGTGTGGGACGTAACACCAAGTGGCAGGAAGGCATCACGAAGGCTGGGGAAGGCGTGGTTGGTGTCGC aATGGAAGAGCAACCTGTGTGCACCTACTTGGAAAAGATTCTTACTAAAAATATGGAACTGCTGGAAAAGAAACTTGTGGACTACATCGATCAGCGAATATATCGACTCCAGGAACACATGGATACGAAGATGGCTCTGTTGATGGACCTGCTGCAGCAtccctactccccaccccctgggACGGCCCTTAGACAGTGTGACTCTGGAGAAAGACTTTCAAATGGAGAAAGATAA
- the PSTK gene encoding L-seryl-tRNA(Sec) kinase has translation MKTAEDARGARSDGPRELGLCLLCGLPAAGKSTLARALSHRLREERGWAVGVVTYDDVMPDAFLEEASARPLPSQWKLLRQELLKYLEYFLMAVINGCQMSAPPNRTAALWEDFIRCLKDQDLISSAALETQSCYLLTKIAVSRPLFLILDDNFYYQSMRYEVYQLARKYSLGFCQLFLDCPLETCLQRNGQRCRALPAETIHLMARKIEKPNPGKNAWEHNSLTIQSTPCSSEASLKLTDLLLTALENPVKYIEDNVEQKETDRIICSTNVLHQADQTLRRIVSQTMKEAKDEQVLPCNLKLLAEELNKLKAEFLEDLRHGNKKYLCSQQTIHISDVISCFHYEKDNIVQKYFSKPH, from the exons ATGAAGACCGCGGAGGACGCCAGAGGGGCGCGCAGCGACGGACCGCGGGAGCTAGGCCTCTGCCTTCTCTGCGGCCTTCCGGCAGCAGGAAAATCGACCTTGGCGCGGGCCCTCAGCCACCGGCTACGGGAGGAGCGGGGCTGGGCCGTCGGCGTCGTCACCTATGATGACGTCATGCCGGACGCGTTCCTGGAGGAGGCGAGCGCGCGGCCATTG CCATCCCAATGGAAATTGCTTCGACAGGAACTGTTGAAGTACCTAGAATACTTCTTGATGGCTGTCATTAATGGGTGTCAGATGTCTGCCCCACCCAACAGGACTGCAGCCCTGTGGGAGGATTTTATAAGGTGCTTAAAGGATCAAGATCTGATATCTTCTGCTGCGCTGGAGACCCAGTCTTGCTACCTCTTAACGAAGATTGCTGTTTCTAGACCTTTGTTTTTGATCTTAGATGACAACTTTTATTATCAAAGTATGAGATACGAAGTCTACCAACTGGCTCGGAAAT ATTCATTAGGCTTTTGCCAGCTTTTTTTAGATTGTCCTCTCGAGACCTGTTTACAGAGGAATGGCCAGAGATGCCGGGCACTGCCTGCCGAGACCATTCACCTGATGGCAAGAAAGATAGAGAAGCCCAACCCGGGGAAAAATGCTTGGGAACACAACAGCCTCACAATTCAGAGTACGCCGTGCTCTTCTGAGGCCAG CCTGAAGTTGACTGATTTATTGCTTACCGCTTTGGAAAATCCAGTAAAATATATTGAGGACAATGTGGAACAAAAG GAAACAGACAGAATTATTTGTTCAACTAACGTTCTGCATCAAGCTGACCAGACGCTCCGAAGGATTGTCTCCCAGACGATGAAGGAAGCAAAAG ATGAACAAGTGCTTCCTTGCAACTTGAAGCTTCTAGCAGAAGAACTCAACAAGCTCAAAGCAGAGTTTTTGGAGGACCTAAGGCATGGAAACAAAAAATACCTGTGCTCTCAACAAACCATCCACATATCTgatgttatttcttgttttcattatGAGAAAGACAACATTgtccagaaatatttttcaaagccaCATTAA